A genomic segment from Bubalus bubalis isolate 160015118507 breed Murrah chromosome 5, NDDB_SH_1, whole genome shotgun sequence encodes:
- the LOC102408856 gene encoding olfactory receptor 143-like translates to MVVGNDSSVTEFILVGFTDLTQLQLPLFLLFLVNYMVTVVGNLSLINLIYLNAHLHTPMYFFIFNLSFIDLCHSLVITPKLLMSFVSENTISFEGCMAQLFFFCFFVHSECYVLTAMAYDRYVAICKPLWYTVTMSPQVCSLLMFGSYAMGLAGAMVHTGDMVRLSFCDSSIINHYMCDIFPLLQLSCSRTDASELVESVVVSTVVIMSSFIIFVSYAFILSNILHISSAQGWSKAFSTCGSHIITIALFYGSGLFTHLKTSSDGSIDQQKFLSVFYTNIVPMLNPLIYSLRNKDVRLAVKKTLRRGANQAEPDNKVFA, encoded by the exons ATGGTTGTGGGAAATGATTCTTCAGTAACTGAGTTCATCCTGGTGGGATTTACAGACCTCACTCAACTCCAGTTACCCCTCTTCTTACTCTTCTTAGTGAACTATATGGTCACTGTGGTAGGGAATTTGAGCTTAATTAATCTGATATACCTGAATGCTCATCTTCATACTCCCAtgtatttcttcatcttcaaTCTGTCCTTCATAGATCTCTGCCACTCCTTGGTCATTACCCCTAAACTGCTGATGAGCTTTGTGTCAGAGAACACCATCTCCTTTGAAGGATGTATGGCTCaactgttttttttctgtttctttgtccaCTCTGAATGCTATGTGTTGACAGCCATGGCCTATgatcgctatgtggccatctgtaagccCCTTTGGTACACAGTCACTATGTCCCCTCAGGTCTGTTCTCTGCTCATGTTTGGTTCATATGCAATGGGGTTGGCTGGTGCCATGGTCCACACAGGGGACATGGTGAGATTGTCCTTTTGTGATTCCAGCATCATCAATCATTACATGTGTGACAtcttccccctcctccagctGTCCTGCAGCCGCACTGATGCCAGTGAGCTAGTGGAGTCCGTTGTTGTGAGCACAGTTGTAATAATGTCTAGCttcatcatttttgtttcttatgcTTTTATCCTCTCCAATATCCTCCACATCTCATCAGCTCAGGGTTGGTCCAAAgccttcagtacttgtggctcccACATAATAACTATTGCCCTCTTCTATGGTTCTGGGTTGTTCACACACCTCAAGACCTCTTCAGATGGTTCCATTGACCAGCAGAAGTTCTTATCAGTATTTTATACCAATATAGTCCCCATGTTGAACCCCCTCATCTATAGTCTAAGGAATAAGGATGTCAGACTTGCAGTGAAGAAAACCCTGAGGAGAGGTGCAAACCAAGCAGaaccagat AACAAAGTTTTTGCCTGA